A DNA window from Allokutzneria albata contains the following coding sequences:
- a CDS encoding class I SAM-dependent methyltransferase, which translates to MRNYVRAALAGVRPAAVVPSPNIWNWPEVYEIENQAQDHGGVIWRALREDCPFAGLDVVDVGCGDGFHLPEFAASARGVIGVEPHRPLLRRARQRIAGLANVELRHGSAERLPLADNSVDLVHARTAYFFGPGCERGMAEADRVLRPGGALVIVDLDATSAPYGTWLREDLPGYDPNEIEEFFTAQGFSYRALETLWRFRDRESLAAVLRIEFSPAVAERAIAQTTGLTLPVGYRMRVRRKPTGLLMP; encoded by the coding sequence GTGCGGAACTACGTGCGCGCCGCGCTCGCCGGTGTGCGCCCTGCGGCGGTGGTGCCCAGCCCCAACATCTGGAACTGGCCTGAGGTCTACGAGATCGAGAACCAGGCGCAGGACCACGGCGGGGTGATCTGGCGCGCGCTGCGCGAGGACTGCCCCTTCGCGGGGCTGGACGTGGTGGACGTCGGCTGCGGGGACGGGTTCCACCTGCCGGAGTTCGCCGCGAGCGCGCGCGGGGTGATCGGGGTGGAGCCGCATCGGCCGTTGCTGCGCAGGGCGCGGCAGCGGATCGCCGGACTGGCCAATGTGGAGCTTCGCCACGGCTCGGCCGAGCGGCTCCCCCTGGCCGACAACAGCGTCGACCTCGTGCACGCGCGGACGGCGTACTTCTTCGGCCCCGGTTGTGAACGCGGGATGGCCGAGGCGGATCGCGTGTTGCGACCCGGCGGCGCACTGGTGATCGTGGATCTCGACGCCACGAGCGCGCCCTACGGAACCTGGCTGCGCGAGGACCTGCCCGGCTACGACCCGAACGAGATCGAGGAGTTCTTCACCGCGCAGGGCTTCTCGTACCGGGCGCTGGAGACGCTGTGGCGCTTCCGGGACCGGGAGAGCCTGGCGGCGGTGCTGCGGATCGAGTTCTCCCCGGCCGTCGCGGAGCGGGCGATCGCGCAGACCACCGGCCTCACGCTGCCGGTCGGCTACCGCATGCGGGTGCGGCGCAAGCCGACCGGGTTGCTCATGCCGTGA
- the rlmN gene encoding 23S rRNA (adenine(2503)-C(2))-methyltransferase RlmN, which produces MTSLPLVFDAPKRGLPPRHLVDLTPAERQEAVVALGEKPFRAKQLANHYFSRLTVDPAEMTDIPAATRDKLVGDLMPALFTELRKVTCDDGTTRKSLLRAHDGTLIESVLMRYPGRATLCISSQAGCGMACPFCATGQGGLQRNLSTAEIVEQVRLGAAAMRDGELPGGPGRLSNIVFMGMGEPLANYKRVIDAVRRICDPAPNGLGISQRSVTVSTVGLVPAIRKLTEEGLQVRLAVSLHTPDDELRDTLVPVNSRWKVAEVLDAARGYADRTGRRVSIEYALIRDINDHGWRADLLGQVLRKHLGQFAHVNLIPLNPTPGSKWDASPKHVQDDFVRRVEAQGVACTVRDTRGQEIAAACGQLAAEG; this is translated from the coding sequence ATGACTTCACTACCTCTCGTCTTCGACGCGCCCAAGCGCGGCCTGCCGCCGCGCCATCTGGTGGACCTCACCCCTGCCGAACGGCAGGAGGCCGTCGTCGCGCTGGGGGAGAAGCCGTTCCGGGCGAAGCAGCTGGCCAACCACTACTTCAGCCGCCTCACGGTCGACCCGGCCGAGATGACCGACATCCCGGCCGCCACGCGGGACAAGCTGGTCGGTGACCTGATGCCGGCGCTGTTCACCGAGCTGCGCAAGGTCACGTGTGACGACGGGACCACGCGGAAGAGCCTGCTGCGGGCGCACGACGGCACGCTGATCGAGAGCGTGCTGATGCGCTACCCGGGCCGGGCCACGCTGTGCATCTCCAGCCAGGCCGGCTGCGGGATGGCCTGCCCGTTCTGCGCGACCGGGCAGGGCGGGCTCCAGCGCAACCTCTCCACCGCCGAGATCGTGGAGCAGGTCCGTCTCGGCGCCGCCGCGATGCGCGACGGCGAGCTGCCGGGCGGGCCCGGTCGCCTGTCCAACATCGTGTTCATGGGCATGGGCGAGCCGCTGGCGAACTACAAGCGGGTGATCGACGCGGTGCGGCGGATCTGCGATCCCGCGCCGAACGGTCTGGGAATCTCGCAGCGGTCGGTGACCGTGTCGACGGTCGGTCTGGTGCCCGCGATCCGCAAGCTCACCGAGGAGGGCCTGCAGGTGCGGCTGGCGGTGTCGCTGCACACGCCGGACGACGAGCTGCGGGACACCCTGGTGCCGGTGAACAGCCGGTGGAAGGTCGCCGAGGTCCTCGACGCGGCACGGGGGTACGCGGATCGGACCGGTCGGCGGGTGTCGATCGAGTACGCGTTGATCCGCGACATCAACGACCACGGGTGGCGGGCGGATCTGCTGGGGCAGGTGCTGCGCAAGCACTTGGGGCAGTTCGCACACGTCAACCTGATCCCGTTGAACCCGACTCCGGGTTCGAAGTGGGATGCCTCGCCCAAGCACGTGCAGGACGACTTCGTGCGCCGGGTGGAGGCCCAGGGCGTGGCGTGCACCGTGCGGGACACCCGTGGTCAGGAGATCGCGGCAGCCTGCGGTCAGCTCGCTGCCGAAGGCTAG
- a CDS encoding PadR family transcriptional regulator: MHPHNDHYGPSWGPQHQHFGFAPQARGGYGFQPGRDPFGGPPPFPPAPPQPPGWGGGPGWGHGPGWERGRGRDPRAGRRRRGNVRAALLALLTERPMHGYEMIQEIAERSEGAWKPSPGSVYPTLQLLTDEGFVSTEEAEGRRLHTLTEAGRAEAEKIDTEELWGGLTNPVSPAEKQLREAYGQFKMALQQAAYAIPAEEQVRLLGILKEARRQIYTLLAEHGSMDDRLDED, translated from the coding sequence ATGCATCCGCACAACGACCACTACGGCCCGTCCTGGGGTCCGCAGCACCAGCACTTCGGCTTCGCCCCGCAGGCTCGCGGCGGCTACGGCTTCCAGCCCGGCCGCGATCCCTTCGGCGGCCCTCCGCCGTTCCCGCCCGCGCCACCGCAGCCGCCCGGCTGGGGCGGGGGTCCGGGTTGGGGGCACGGCCCGGGCTGGGAACGCGGCCGCGGCCGGGACCCCCGCGCGGGCAGGCGGCGCAGGGGCAACGTGCGCGCGGCACTGCTCGCGCTGCTCACCGAACGCCCCATGCACGGCTACGAGATGATCCAGGAGATCGCCGAGCGCTCCGAAGGCGCGTGGAAGCCCAGCCCCGGTTCGGTCTACCCCACCCTCCAACTGCTCACCGACGAGGGATTCGTCAGCACCGAGGAGGCGGAGGGACGCAGGTTGCACACGCTCACCGAGGCAGGTCGCGCCGAGGCCGAGAAGATCGACACCGAGGAGCTGTGGGGCGGGCTCACCAACCCCGTCAGCCCGGCGGAGAAGCAGCTGCGCGAAGCCTACGGCCAGTTCAAGATGGCGCTGCAGCAGGCGGCCTACGCGATTCCCGCGGAGGAGCAGGTCCGGCTGCTGGGCATCTTGAAGGAAGCGCGGCGGCAGATCTACACGCTGCTCGCGGAGCACGGCTCGATGGACGACCGGCTCGACGAGGACTGA
- a CDS encoding VOC family protein, which translates to MINSRSCLLTQEVAVVSPMPHSAHDPVSGTPSWVDVATRDLEASKEFYAELFGWEFETEHHPAIGDYTFAMLDGQPVAGLHALPNRLSDYPTWNLYLRMRRIETARARVRRLGGKVHYGPLEIEGHGSLLMLDDPSGARVGLWQPTRPWRFVTRRPGTFGWADLNTHLAHRADSFFATLFAFTPRQVGDGKRFDYTTWWLQGKPYLGRLAMGRDYPPEVPPHWMIYFNVSPRVGTDVTADRALMLDGAIEVDPFDSPYGRTAVLRDPGGATFSVIDPSRRAIVRYYDERFDD; encoded by the coding sequence TTGATCAATAGCCGATCCTGCCTGCTCACCCAGGAGGTCGCCGTGGTCAGCCCGATGCCGCACAGCGCTCATGATCCGGTCAGTGGAACGCCGTCCTGGGTGGACGTCGCGACGCGCGATCTCGAAGCGAGCAAGGAGTTCTACGCCGAGTTGTTCGGCTGGGAGTTCGAGACCGAACACCACCCCGCCATCGGCGACTACACGTTCGCGATGCTCGACGGCCAGCCCGTCGCGGGACTGCACGCGCTGCCGAACCGGCTCAGCGACTATCCGACGTGGAACCTCTACCTCCGCATGCGGCGCATCGAGACCGCACGCGCCCGGGTGCGCAGGCTCGGCGGCAAGGTGCACTACGGCCCGCTGGAGATCGAGGGCCACGGATCCCTGCTGATGCTCGACGATCCCAGCGGGGCGCGGGTGGGCCTCTGGCAGCCGACCCGCCCGTGGCGCTTCGTCACCCGCAGACCGGGCACCTTCGGCTGGGCCGACCTGAACACCCACCTGGCGCACCGGGCGGACTCGTTCTTCGCGACGCTGTTCGCCTTCACCCCGCGCCAGGTCGGCGACGGGAAGCGGTTCGACTACACGACCTGGTGGCTGCAGGGCAAGCCGTACCTGGGCAGGCTCGCGATGGGGCGCGACTACCCGCCCGAGGTCCCGCCGCACTGGATGATCTACTTCAACGTCAGTCCCCGCGTCGGCACGGACGTCACCGCCGACCGCGCGCTGATGCTGGACGGCGCGATCGAGGTGGACCCGTTCGACTCGCCGTACGGCCGGACCGCGGTGCTCCGCGATCCGGGCGGCGCGACGTTCTCCGTGATCGACCCGTCCAGGCGGGCGATCGTGCGCTACTACGACGAGCGCTTCGACGACTGA